Proteins encoded by one window of Desulfobaculum bizertense DSM 18034:
- a CDS encoding CidA/LrgA family protein yields MPFRKESVLVRKFTHQSRLVQGALLMAFWGLGEIMSSSAQLPVPGGVIGLIIVLALLASGRLSTLSVRRGANWLLGDMLLFFVPAVLAVLDHQEFLGIMGLKLLAAVLVGTMMVMAGTALTVDLCCRMSRRHAE; encoded by the coding sequence ATGCCATTTCGTAAAGAATCAGTCCTCGTCAGAAAGTTTACTCATCAGAGCCGCCTTGTGCAGGGTGCTCTTCTTATGGCTTTTTGGGGCTTGGGAGAAATTATGAGCAGCTCAGCTCAGCTCCCGGTTCCCGGCGGCGTTATTGGTCTGATTATTGTGCTCGCTCTGCTGGCAAGTGGCAGACTGAGCACCCTCTCGGTACGTCGTGGCGCCAACTGGCTCCTTGGGGACATGCTCCTCTTTTTTGTTCCGGCCGTGCTTGCCGTTCTCGACCATCAGGAGTTTTTGGGCATTATGGGCCTCAAACTCCTTGCCGCCGTGCTTGTCGGTACAATGATGGTTATGGCTGGAACCGCTCTCACCGTTGACCTGTGTTGCAGAATGAGTCGTCGTCATGCTGAATAG
- a CDS encoding DEAD/DEAH box helicase, whose amino-acid sequence MGNVRSNNISQEDHRSVLSGAPRLRDDDNVYEETCFMSETSSIFGIGPVKRGASKKNDKKKESPKKKEERSSSKNEQKEQAEKVEQKKKTSAKRRRPSRPAAEAADSADAESRPQRRRPQRRRRKNVKDPETIQAQTAEKRKKAQEKAEAEEKSEASRPAKAAKKDGESAKTRGRAKTNRRTAKSSSPSPQKPSQPKKSLSKGPHAGEGLDEGVAHYDPAALGLNFDDDTQDEQEERESKTRRPRRRRSRKTAPAAEGAQSAEQREAAQQTDEEKPKKKRTRRSPRRSKKEQERRAEARVAQDADVQDAPESQSEDSRESSEPVLNEQKSLAAGEREEQAVLESQPVPALEEESTASEEAAPFETSLERSFDQMAEAAETVGAEPKAEAPVEPEVSTGEDSQDAAAESAPEEHAEAPQSDAVSEEEAAPEAPAAENAPAPEKEHSHEVKEVPEDEALPELSFEELPEDLREACLRAGWTTLMPVQAKAIPYLLAGRDLMIQSRTGSGKTGCFALPIMQRIEIERAECQALVLVPTRELAQQVAEQFEQLFGETGARVVAVFGGSSYKAQIDSFRKGAHVVVGTPGRVLDHLLRGSLNLKGIDTLVFDEADRMLSIGFYPDMKEVQSFLPRRDISMLMTSATYPPHVLRLAGEFMDRPQILSLSSEQVHLTETPHVYYSCPAMQKDRALVRIIELENPATGFIFCNTKQHVHYLTTVLQRFGYDADELSGDLTQSKRERVLTRMRSGNLRFLVTTDVAARGIDIPDISHVFMYEPPEDHEVYIHRAGRTGRAGASGMVISLVDVMERLALGRIAKTYGINLEQHELPTDEDLALEVGNRVTAMLEARFRELDNVKQERLRRFEPLVDSLSKHEDLVPLMAMLLDELYQESLHGTPALPQVEQEEATPQPESRRSSQGGQQKRRSSGNSRRRKRRPESSGQDQRQRHDGRRKPQGEKSSDDRSDQRKDQRSDSRKDQRRERSGDRRQNADGAKRRRPRRRRKKKPETPQN is encoded by the coding sequence GTGGGAAACGTTCGGTCAAACAATATTTCGCAGGAAGACCACAGAAGTGTACTGTCTGGTGCTCCACGGCTTCGCGATGACGACAACGTCTACGAGGAAACGTGTTTCATGAGTGAGACCTCAAGCATTTTTGGAATTGGCCCGGTAAAGCGCGGCGCTTCCAAAAAAAACGACAAGAAAAAAGAATCTCCCAAGAAGAAAGAGGAGCGATCCTCTTCCAAGAATGAGCAGAAGGAACAGGCCGAAAAGGTAGAGCAGAAGAAAAAGACTTCTGCAAAGCGCCGCCGTCCATCTCGCCCCGCCGCAGAAGCTGCTGACTCCGCAGATGCCGAGTCCCGCCCCCAGCGCCGTCGCCCCCAGCGTCGCCGCCGCAAAAATGTGAAAGATCCTGAAACCATTCAGGCCCAGACAGCAGAAAAGCGGAAAAAAGCGCAGGAAAAGGCTGAGGCTGAGGAAAAGTCCGAGGCATCGCGTCCTGCAAAGGCCGCCAAGAAGGACGGCGAAAGCGCCAAGACCCGAGGCCGGGCCAAGACGAACCGCCGGACTGCAAAAAGCAGCTCTCCTTCTCCGCAGAAGCCAAGCCAGCCCAAGAAGAGCCTGAGCAAAGGACCGCATGCAGGCGAAGGCCTTGATGAAGGCGTTGCCCATTATGATCCTGCTGCTCTTGGTTTAAATTTTGATGATGACACGCAGGATGAGCAGGAAGAGCGCGAATCCAAAACGCGTCGCCCGCGTCGTCGCCGTTCTCGCAAGACTGCTCCCGCCGCAGAAGGCGCCCAGTCCGCAGAACAGCGCGAAGCCGCTCAGCAGACTGACGAAGAAAAGCCTAAGAAAAAGCGCACCCGCCGTTCTCCGCGCAGGAGTAAAAAAGAGCAGGAGCGCCGCGCTGAAGCTCGCGTAGCACAGGACGCAGACGTTCAGGATGCTCCTGAATCGCAGTCTGAAGATTCCCGGGAAAGCTCTGAGCCAGTTTTGAATGAGCAGAAGAGTCTTGCTGCTGGTGAACGTGAAGAGCAGGCCGTTCTGGAAAGCCAGCCCGTGCCCGCACTCGAAGAGGAAAGCACCGCTTCTGAAGAAGCTGCTCCTTTTGAGACGAGCCTTGAGCGGAGTTTTGACCAGATGGCTGAAGCTGCTGAGACTGTGGGTGCTGAGCCGAAAGCTGAGGCTCCGGTTGAGCCAGAAGTTTCGACAGGTGAAGATTCTCAGGACGCAGCAGCTGAGTCTGCTCCAGAAGAGCACGCAGAAGCACCGCAGAGCGACGCTGTTTCAGAAGAAGAGGCAGCTCCAGAGGCTCCGGCCGCTGAGAACGCTCCCGCTCCAGAAAAAGAGCATTCGCACGAAGTCAAGGAAGTGCCCGAAGATGAAGCTCTGCCTGAGCTGAGTTTTGAAGAGCTTCCCGAAGACCTGCGCGAAGCCTGCCTGCGTGCTGGCTGGACAACCCTGATGCCCGTTCAGGCCAAGGCTATTCCGTATCTTTTGGCTGGTCGTGACCTGATGATTCAGTCTCGAACAGGAAGCGGCAAGACTGGCTGCTTTGCCCTGCCGATCATGCAGCGTATCGAGATTGAACGCGCTGAGTGCCAGGCTCTGGTGCTGGTTCCTACGCGTGAACTTGCCCAGCAGGTTGCCGAGCAGTTTGAACAGCTTTTTGGCGAGACTGGTGCTCGTGTTGTGGCCGTCTTTGGTGGCTCCAGCTACAAGGCGCAGATTGATTCTTTCCGCAAAGGCGCACACGTTGTGGTGGGAACACCCGGCCGTGTCCTCGATCACCTGCTGCGTGGCTCTCTGAACCTCAAGGGCATTGATACGCTGGTCTTTGATGAAGCTGACCGGATGCTGTCCATTGGCTTCTACCCAGACATGAAGGAAGTGCAGAGTTTCCTGCCCCGTCGGGACATCAGCATGCTCATGACGTCCGCCACCTATCCGCCGCATGTGCTGCGTCTGGCTGGTGAGTTCATGGACCGTCCGCAGATTCTGTCGCTGTCCAGCGAGCAGGTTCACCTGACGGAAACGCCACATGTCTATTACAGCTGCCCGGCCATGCAAAAAGATCGTGCCCTTGTGCGCATCATTGAGCTGGAGAATCCGGCAACTGGTTTTATTTTCTGTAACACCAAGCAGCACGTCCACTACCTGACTACGGTGCTCCAGCGCTTTGGTTACGATGCGGACGAACTCTCTGGTGACCTGACGCAGTCCAAGCGCGAGCGGGTGCTGACCCGTATGCGCAGTGGCAATCTTCGTTTCCTCGTGACCACAGACGTGGCCGCACGAGGCATCGACATTCCCGACATCTCGCACGTGTTTATGTACGAGCCGCCGGAAGACCATGAAGTCTATATTCACCGCGCAGGCCGCACTGGCCGAGCTGGTGCATCTGGCATGGTCATTTCTCTGGTCGACGTCATGGAGCGTCTGGCCCTTGGCCGCATTGCCAAAACCTATGGCATCAACCTTGAGCAGCACGAGCTGCCCACGGATGAAGATCTGGCTCTTGAGGTTGGCAACCGTGTGACAGCCATGCTGGAAGCCCGTTTCCGCGAGCTGGATAACGTGAAGCAGGAACGCCTGCGCCGCTTTGAGCCGCTTGTGGATTCCCTGAGCAAGCACGAAGACCTCGTGCCGCTTATGGCCATGCTTTTGGACGAGCTGTATCAGGAATCCCTGCACGGTACTCCGGCCCTGCCGCAGGTCGAGCAGGAAGAGGCTACGCCTCAGCCTGAGTCCCGCCGCTCCTCACAGGGCGGACAGCAGAAGCGCCGTTCTTCTGGAAATTCTCGCCGCCGCAAGCGCCGTCCTGAGTCCTCTGGTCAGGACCAGCGTCAGCGCCATGATGGTCGCCGCAAGCCGCAGGGTGAAAAGTCCTCTGATGATCGTTCAGATCAGCGGAAGGATCAGCGCTCTGATTCGCGGAAAGACCAGCGTCGGGAGCGTTCCGGTGATCGCCGCCAGAATGCGGACGGCGCAAAGCGCCGCCGTCCTCGCCGCCGTCGCAAAAAGAAGCCTGAGACTCCTCAGAACTAA
- a CDS encoding NAD(P)/FAD-dependent oxidoreductase, with amino-acid sequence MSKRLILAGAGHAHVAVLAKLKMFLSHDISVTVVSPDELHPYSGMGPGVLSGQYSPAEISFPVAQMTRDAGAEFIADKVIRIDPTARSVHLSSGSILGYDVLSLNVGSEIPWPGETPPEKIPDLYPVKPISNLYRVRERLEQLMQRGKAEVLVLGGGPASLEIAGNLHGAAQEIFARKGGSLPCIRILAGRRFLSELSGRARKKARHSLNRRGIKVHESGYVAELGQGGVTLENGRVVSGQLMVMALGVRPPKLMEYSGLAVGPDGGLRVNRFLQSVSNPDIFAGGDCLYFEPFPLNKVGVYAVRQHAVLVKNLYAALTGGELEEFRPGGDYLLVFNLGDGTGILQKAGLVLGGKLAFRVKDFIDHRFMHRFGR; translated from the coding sequence ATGAGCAAACGCCTGATTCTTGCCGGAGCAGGGCACGCACATGTGGCTGTGCTGGCAAAACTGAAAATGTTTTTGTCGCACGATATTTCGGTCACAGTCGTCAGCCCGGATGAGCTGCACCCCTATTCTGGAATGGGACCGGGGGTGCTGAGCGGGCAGTATTCTCCAGCAGAGATAAGTTTTCCTGTGGCGCAGATGACACGGGATGCCGGGGCGGAGTTTATTGCAGACAAGGTCATTCGCATTGACCCTACGGCCCGTTCTGTTCACCTCTCGTCTGGTTCTATTTTGGGCTATGACGTGCTGAGCCTGAACGTGGGGAGTGAAATCCCCTGGCCCGGTGAAACTCCACCAGAAAAGATTCCAGATTTGTATCCGGTGAAACCGATCTCCAACCTGTATCGGGTTCGTGAGAGGCTGGAGCAGCTCATGCAGCGGGGCAAGGCAGAGGTGCTTGTGCTTGGCGGTGGCCCGGCTTCGCTCGAAATTGCGGGCAATCTGCATGGAGCTGCGCAGGAGATTTTTGCGCGAAAAGGCGGAAGCCTGCCGTGTATTCGGATTCTTGCCGGGCGGCGCTTTTTGTCTGAACTGTCGGGGCGGGCTCGCAAAAAAGCGCGGCATTCACTCAACAGGCGAGGAATCAAGGTTCATGAGTCCGGCTATGTGGCCGAGCTTGGACAGGGTGGCGTGACTCTGGAAAATGGGCGGGTTGTCTCTGGGCAGCTCATGGTGATGGCCCTTGGCGTACGTCCGCCAAAGCTCATGGAGTATTCTGGCCTTGCGGTTGGGCCGGATGGTGGTTTGCGGGTGAACAGATTTTTGCAAAGCGTTTCGAATCCAGATATTTTTGCAGGCGGTGACTGTCTGTATTTTGAACCGTTCCCGCTCAACAAAGTTGGGGTCTATGCGGTGCGTCAGCATGCGGTGCTTGTCAAAAATCTGTACGCTGCCCTGACGGGGGGAGAACTGGAAGAGTTCCGGCCGGGAGGAGACTATCTTTTGGTGTTTAATCTGGGAGATGGAACAGGCATTCTGCAAAAAGCTGGTCTTGTCCTTGGTGGAAAACTTGCGTTTCGCGTCAAAGATTTTATCGACCATCGTTTTATGCATCGCTTTGGGCGATAG
- a CDS encoding LrgB family protein translates to MLNSFFSLSPLLKGAFWSVATIVLYWCARCVYRRKPRWWTSPLASAPFMLIALALALGVGYREYIAGTHWLVTMLGPVTVAFALPIFEQRSLIRRYWLILLVGVVIGDAIALASAWGLSQLLGLSDVLKLSLMPRSISTPFAMSVSGDIGGAPDLTAVFVVLTGVFGAALGQIMLAVLPLHSSLAKGALFGMGAHGAGVAQAQTIGHQEGAIASLVMILAGLSNVLFAPVLAQCLS, encoded by the coding sequence ATGCTGAATAGTTTCTTTTCACTGTCTCCCTTGCTCAAGGGAGCCTTCTGGTCCGTGGCGACGATTGTTTTGTACTGGTGTGCCCGCTGTGTATATCGCAGAAAGCCACGCTGGTGGACCTCTCCGCTAGCATCGGCCCCCTTTATGCTCATTGCGCTTGCCCTGGCGCTGGGCGTTGGCTATCGCGAATACATTGCAGGGACGCACTGGCTGGTCACCATGCTTGGCCCTGTGACCGTGGCATTTGCTCTGCCCATTTTTGAGCAGCGCAGCCTGATTCGTCGCTACTGGCTCATTTTGCTGGTTGGTGTTGTTATCGGTGATGCCATTGCCCTGGCCTCTGCATGGGGCCTCTCTCAGCTCCTTGGCCTTTCAGATGTTTTGAAACTGAGTTTGATGCCTCGGTCCATTAGTACGCCATTCGCCATGTCCGTGTCGGGCGATATTGGCGGCGCTCCAGATTTGACAGCCGTTTTTGTTGTGCTGACAGGTGTGTTTGGAGCAGCTCTTGGACAAATTATGCTGGCAGTCCTCCCTCTTCACTCCAGCCTTGCAAAAGGCGCACTCTTTGGAATGGGTGCGCATGGCGCAGGAGTGGCGCAGGCTCAGACCATTGGACATCAGGAAGGCGCCATTGCCAGCCTTGTGATGATTTTGGCCGGCCTGAGTAATGTACTTTTTGCCCCCGTACTTGCTCAGTGCCTTAGCTAG
- a CDS encoding LysR family transcriptional regulator encodes MEFRNLLALVEVVQQGGFSAAASVLFTSQSNVSKAVRQLEDELGVTLLDRNGHSSTLTDAGEIVFRRAQHILASSEDMMGELDELRGLRRGILRLGLPLFGSSVLFAPAFAQFRTLYPGIKITLVEHGSKRLEELLMRGEIDLAASLMPVSPEFEWQDVRNEQLVVLLQETHPFARYDAVQLLDLHDEPFIFFAEDFALNQVIMRSCARRGFKPKVAARSGQIDFILGLARAGLGLAILPKLMADQRMRSGLTYVPLNEPGLSWHIGLIWRKGGYLPHAARAWLELVQTIHTEDE; translated from the coding sequence ATGGAATTTCGTAATCTCCTCGCCCTTGTGGAAGTGGTGCAGCAAGGTGGTTTTTCCGCTGCTGCCAGCGTTTTGTTCACATCTCAGTCCAATGTGAGCAAGGCCGTCCGCCAGCTCGAAGATGAGCTTGGGGTCACGCTTTTGGACCGGAACGGACACTCCAGCACTCTGACTGATGCTGGAGAAATTGTTTTTCGCCGTGCTCAGCACATTCTTGCTTCCAGCGAGGATATGATGGGCGAACTGGACGAGCTTCGAGGTCTGCGCCGAGGAATACTGCGGCTCGGCCTGCCACTCTTTGGGAGTAGTGTGCTTTTTGCGCCTGCCTTTGCGCAGTTTCGGACCCTGTACCCGGGTATCAAAATTACGCTGGTGGAGCATGGAAGCAAACGCCTTGAGGAACTGCTGATGCGTGGTGAAATTGACCTCGCAGCATCACTCATGCCGGTGTCACCGGAATTTGAATGGCAGGATGTTCGAAATGAACAGCTTGTTGTGCTCTTGCAGGAGACACATCCTTTTGCCCGGTATGACGCGGTTCAGCTTCTGGATTTACATGATGAGCCATTTATTTTCTTTGCCGAAGACTTTGCGCTCAATCAGGTCATCATGCGGAGTTGCGCACGACGCGGGTTCAAGCCCAAAGTTGCGGCCCGAAGCGGGCAAATTGATTTCATACTGGGGCTGGCAAGGGCAGGACTTGGGCTGGCAATTTTGCCAAAGCTCATGGCTGACCAGAGAATGCGCTCCGGCCTGACCTATGTTCCGCTGAATGAACCGGGGCTGAGCTGGCACATTGGGCTTATCTGGCGAAAAGGCGGATATTTGCCACATGCGGCCCGCGCATGGCTTGAACTGGTGCAGACAATCCACACAGAGGACGAGTAA
- a CDS encoding deoxyribodipyrimidine photo-lyase, whose translation MYDVHHARVETIREGETGKGPVIYWMSREQRAHDNWALFHAHSLAAQHKRPLGVVFCLAKGFLEATRRQYDFMLRGLEETAQELDNLSIPFTVLKGDAPSVLPGFLNELDVCTLVTDFDPLRIKQEWQKQIASAVSIPIFEVDGHNVVPCRNVSDKQEYAAYTIRPKIHKKLDEFLEPFPKLVPPSHSGLVLPTPDFAALHRWVDVDESVAPVCDVIPGSAAAQERLDDFLAATLPVYEPERNNPTLEGVSRLSPYLHFGQIAPQRVTLDTAEHPGNAAGKEAFLEQLIVRRELTDNFCLHNPQYDSIDGGPEWGLETLLKHEDDHREYSYSREELEQAKTHSPLWNAAQLQMVNTGYMHNYMRMYWAKKILEWTSSPEEAVKIALYLNNRYELDGRDPNGYVGVLWAITGVHDRPWRERDIYGSIRYMNSNGCRRKFKVDTYIKQYGNRPEQCSLL comes from the coding sequence ATGTACGACGTTCACCACGCCCGCGTAGAGACAATACGCGAGGGCGAAACCGGGAAAGGTCCCGTTATATACTGGATGAGCCGCGAGCAGCGCGCTCACGACAACTGGGCACTGTTTCATGCCCACAGCCTTGCAGCACAGCACAAGCGACCTCTTGGGGTTGTCTTCTGCCTTGCCAAGGGTTTTCTGGAAGCAACACGCCGTCAGTATGACTTCATGCTGCGCGGTCTGGAAGAAACAGCGCAGGAGCTAGACAATCTGTCCATTCCCTTTACCGTGCTCAAAGGGGACGCGCCGTCTGTGCTCCCCGGATTCCTGAATGAACTGGATGTCTGCACACTGGTGACAGACTTTGACCCGCTGCGCATCAAGCAGGAATGGCAAAAGCAGATTGCCTCGGCAGTCAGCATTCCCATTTTTGAAGTGGATGGGCACAACGTGGTGCCCTGTCGAAACGTCTCGGACAAACAGGAATATGCGGCGTACACCATTCGCCCCAAAATCCACAAAAAACTGGATGAATTTCTGGAACCATTTCCCAAACTGGTCCCGCCATCACACAGTGGGCTGGTTCTCCCCACGCCCGACTTTGCCGCACTCCATCGCTGGGTGGATGTTGATGAGAGCGTTGCTCCAGTCTGTGACGTCATCCCAGGAAGCGCTGCGGCCCAGGAACGACTCGATGATTTTCTGGCGGCAACTCTTCCGGTCTATGAGCCAGAGCGCAACAACCCAACACTGGAAGGCGTATCCCGACTTTCTCCCTATCTGCATTTTGGGCAAATAGCTCCGCAGCGGGTGACACTGGACACCGCAGAGCACCCCGGCAATGCAGCCGGGAAAGAAGCCTTTCTGGAACAGCTCATTGTCCGGCGTGAACTCACTGACAACTTCTGCCTGCATAACCCGCAGTACGACAGCATTGATGGTGGCCCGGAATGGGGCCTTGAGACGCTGCTCAAGCATGAGGATGACCACCGGGAATACAGCTACTCCCGCGAGGAACTGGAGCAGGCCAAGACCCATTCTCCGCTCTGGAATGCGGCTCAGCTCCAGATGGTCAACACCGGATACATGCACAACTACATGCGTATGTACTGGGCCAAAAAAATTCTGGAATGGACCAGTTCCCCTGAGGAAGCCGTGAAAATCGCCCTGTACCTGAATAATCGCTATGAACTGGATGGACGAGACCCGAACGGCTATGTGGGCGTGCTCTGGGCCATCACAGGCGTACACGACAGACCGTGGCGCGAACGCGATATTTATGGCTCCATCCGCTACATGAATTCCAACGGCTGCCGCCGCAAGTTCAAGGTGGACACCTACATTAAGCAGTATGGAAACCGCCCGGAGCAATGTAGCCTGCTCTAA
- a CDS encoding YbgA family protein, with product MQQACANNAGLYDDTQTETIRLGIAKCLLGEPVRYDGGHKLDRYLRDVLGKFVEFVPVCPEVECGMPIPREAVRLVGDPQKPHLVGRDSGEDWTEQMQNWGKERLREMEKEGLCGYIFKSRSPSSGMERIKVFQANGQPLYTGVGMWADMVMKHFPLLPFEDDGRLHDMGLRENFIKRIFILKRWRDMLANGKTLGNLVKFHSQHKLLILSHNQEIYREMGQLVAQGKEMDPEELFCTYLQQLTAALSKRASVKNHVNVLFHMMGHFKDELSAEEKQELKELIEQYSSGMLPWVAPLTLINHYVRKYKNDYLMEQFYLHPHPLELRLLFHA from the coding sequence ATGCAACAAGCATGTGCCAATAATGCTGGCCTTTATGACGACACACAGACAGAAACCATTCGCCTCGGCATTGCCAAATGTTTGCTTGGTGAGCCTGTGCGCTATGACGGCGGGCACAAGCTCGACCGCTACCTCCGCGATGTTCTGGGAAAATTCGTTGAATTCGTCCCGGTCTGTCCAGAAGTTGAATGCGGCATGCCCATCCCGCGCGAAGCTGTCCGCCTTGTTGGCGACCCGCAAAAGCCGCATCTCGTAGGTCGCGACTCCGGTGAAGACTGGACCGAGCAAATGCAAAACTGGGGCAAAGAGCGACTCAGGGAAATGGAAAAAGAGGGGCTGTGTGGCTATATTTTCAAATCCCGCTCCCCATCAAGCGGCATGGAACGCATCAAGGTCTTTCAGGCCAATGGCCAGCCGCTCTATACCGGCGTTGGCATGTGGGCCGACATGGTCATGAAACATTTCCCGCTCCTGCCCTTTGAAGACGACGGCCGCCTGCATGACATGGGCCTTCGGGAAAACTTCATTAAACGCATTTTTATCCTCAAGCGCTGGCGAGACATGCTCGCTAACGGCAAGACCCTTGGAAATCTTGTAAAGTTTCACAGCCAGCACAAGCTGCTCATTCTGTCCCATAATCAGGAAATCTACCGTGAAATGGGGCAACTTGTAGCGCAGGGCAAAGAGATGGACCCCGAAGAACTCTTTTGCACCTACCTCCAGCAGCTCACGGCCGCGCTCTCCAAACGGGCCAGCGTCAAAAATCATGTGAATGTCCTCTTCCACATGATGGGACATTTCAAGGATGAGCTTTCCGCAGAAGAAAAGCAGGAACTCAAGGAACTGATTGAACAGTATTCCAGTGGCATGCTTCCGTGGGTTGCTCCGCTGACCCTCATAAACCACTACGTTCGCAAGTATAAAAACGACTACCTCATGGAGCAGTTTTACCTGCATCCTCACCCTTTGGAACTGAGGCTGCTTTTCCATGCCTGA
- a CDS encoding SDR family oxidoreductase: MPEHADHPYTVAVLGATGYIGGRLVPRLLERGYRVRAIARSAYKLQCRPWGQHKNLEIAAADVLDRSSLKKALTGVRVAYYLVHSMQPDQSDFAEADRSAAQNMAELAEELGLERILYLGGLGNETDPELSHHLRSRIETGHILKRGRVPVTCFRAAMILGSGSASFEIMRYLVDRLPIMLTPSWVRTLSQPIAVRDVLGYLEGALECPETTGQTYDIGGPDVLSYEEIFHIYAKEAGLHKRLIIPVPFFSPTLSSLWIHIITPVPASLARPLAKGLRSTVVCEDNRIRELLPRQLLTVQQAIHFALERIRQHRVESCWMDAGELQPPEWISCGDAHYAGGTILESNHRVRLACAPENVWKTVKSIGGERGWYYGEFLWKLRGIADRLIGGVGLRRGRRDPEDLLPGDVLDFWRVTVVEENSRLQLLAEMKLPGEAMLQFSITPQIDGNTELSQIARFLPRGLWGMIYWYSLYPLHGWLFSGMLGKIAELTGCEILSGPESFTQSASMCTLPFVPETQQHEQPQTQPLKGER, translated from the coding sequence ATGCCTGAACACGCAGATCATCCCTATACCGTGGCTGTGCTGGGAGCGACCGGATACATTGGCGGACGGCTTGTCCCCCGCCTGCTGGAGCGAGGCTACCGGGTCCGGGCCATTGCCCGCTCTGCCTACAAGCTCCAGTGCCGCCCATGGGGCCAGCACAAAAATCTGGAAATCGCGGCCGCAGATGTTCTGGACCGCAGCTCTCTCAAAAAAGCCCTGACTGGCGTCCGGGTTGCCTATTATCTTGTGCACTCCATGCAGCCCGACCAGAGTGACTTTGCCGAGGCAGACCGAAGTGCAGCGCAGAACATGGCAGAACTTGCCGAAGAGCTTGGACTAGAGCGCATTCTCTATCTTGGCGGTCTTGGCAACGAAACAGATCCAGAGCTTTCGCACCACCTGCGCTCGCGCATAGAAACCGGACACATCCTCAAGCGGGGCCGGGTTCCGGTCACCTGCTTCCGCGCTGCCATGATCCTTGGTTCAGGAAGCGCGTCCTTTGAAATCATGCGCTACCTCGTGGACCGTTTGCCCATCATGCTGACTCCAAGCTGGGTGCGAACCCTCAGCCAGCCCATCGCGGTCCGGGACGTTCTGGGCTACCTCGAAGGCGCGCTGGAATGTCCGGAAACAACAGGGCAGACGTATGACATTGGCGGGCCTGACGTCCTGAGCTACGAAGAAATTTTCCATATTTATGCCAAAGAAGCTGGCCTGCACAAACGGCTCATCATTCCTGTCCCCTTTTTCTCACCCACGCTCTCCTCACTCTGGATTCATATCATTACGCCTGTTCCGGCAAGCCTAGCCCGCCCCCTTGCCAAGGGGCTTCGCTCCACTGTTGTCTGCGAGGATAACCGTATCCGCGAGCTGCTCCCGCGCCAGCTTTTGACGGTACAGCAGGCCATCCACTTTGCGCTGGAACGCATCCGGCAGCACCGAGTCGAAAGCTGCTGGATGGATGCCGGAGAACTCCAGCCCCCGGAATGGATTTCCTGCGGTGATGCCCACTATGCTGGCGGCACTATCCTTGAGAGTAACCACCGGGTGCGGCTGGCCTGTGCTCCAGAAAACGTCTGGAAAACCGTCAAGAGCATTGGCGGAGAGCGCGGCTGGTACTACGGAGAATTTCTCTGGAAGCTCCGGGGAATTGCAGACAGGCTCATAGGTGGGGTTGGGCTAAGGCGTGGACGCCGGGACCCGGAAGATCTCCTTCCCGGCGATGTCCTCGACTTTTGGCGGGTCACGGTGGTGGAAGAAAATTCCCGGCTCCAGCTCCTTGCCGAAATGAAACTTCCGGGCGAGGCCATGCTACAGTTTTCCATCACTCCCCAGATTGACGGCAATACAGAGCTGTCCCAGATTGCCCGTTTTCTTCCGCGCGGACTTTGGGGCATGATTTACTGGTATTCTCTCTATCCCCTTCACGGCTGGCTTTTTAGCGGAATGCTTGGCAAAATTGCTGAACTCACAGGCTGCGAAATTCTGTCCGGCCCCGAGAGCTTTACCCAGAGTGCCTCTATGTGCACTTTGCCTTTTGTTCCAGAAACCCAGCAACACGAACAGCCTCAAACCCAGCCTCTCAAAGGAGAACGCTGA